attatataggatatcacacacagtatatatattatataggatatcacacagtatatatattatataggatatcacacagtatatatattatataggatatcacacacagtatatatattatataggatatcacacagtgtatatattatataggatatcacacagtatatatattatataggatatcacacagtatatatatattatataggatatcacacagtatatatatattatataggatatcacacagtatatatattatataggatatcacacagtatatatatatattatataggatatcacacagtatatatatattatataggatatcacacagtatatatattatataggatatcacacagtatatatattatataggatatcacacagtatatatatattatataggatatcacacagtatatatattatataggatatcacacagtatatatattatataggatatcacacagtatatatatattatataggatatcacacagtatatatatattatataggatatcacacagtatatatatattatataggatatcacacagtatatatatattatataggatatcacacagtatatatatattatataggatatcacacagtatatatattatataggatatcacacagtatatatatattatataggatatcacacagtatatatattatataggatatcacacagtatatatattatataggatatcacacagtatatatattatataggatatcacacagtatatatattatataggatatcacacagtatatatatattatataggatatcacacagtatatatattatataggatatcacacagtatatatatattatataggatatcacacagtgtatatatattatataggatatcacacagtatatatattatataggatatcacacagtatatatattatataggatatcacacagtgtatatattatataggatatcacacagtgtattataaacagtgaatataataatagaaTAGAATTACAGGGACTCTGTCCGGGTATTTCTTGCGGATTTTCTCGCCCTCTGATCGCCGTTTCTCGAACGCATGTTCTTCCTTATAGACAAACTTCATGGCTGGCTGTCTGTCTCTCtggctgtctgtctctctgtctgtctgtctgtctcggaCCGGCTCTGCTCCTGTCACTGCCGGGACCTGGGATCGGTAGGTGaccggggaggaggaggaggagctgcTGTCGGTAGGTGaccggggaggaggaggaggagctgcTGTCGGTGTTTCCCTGTCGGTTCCTGTGACGGAGGAAGATAAACAGCCTGAGCCCCGCCCACTACTTCCGCACTGTGACTCCGCCCTCCGGCTGGCGGCCATGATGCTGGAGCCTGGAGACACCAATACCAATAGAGACAGCCATAACTGACCGTCCGTGTA
This Pelobates fuscus isolate aPelFus1 chromosome 3, aPelFus1.pri, whole genome shotgun sequence DNA region includes the following protein-coding sequences:
- the LOC134601575 gene encoding gamma-aminobutyric acid receptor-associated protein — its product is MAASRRAESQCGSSGRGSGCLSSSVTGTDRETPTAAPPPPPRSPTDSSSSSSSPVTYRSQVPAVTGAEPVRDRQTDRETDSQRDRQPAMKFVYKEEHAFEKRRSEGEKIRKKYPDRVPVIVEKAPKARIGDLDKKKYLVPSDLTVGQFYFLIRKRIHLRAEDALFFFVNNVIPPTSATMGQLYQEHHEEDFFLYIAYSDESVYGN